The following nucleotide sequence is from Mesorhizobium sp. J8.
CATTGCTGGCGGGCAGCGCCATCCTCGGCCACACCTGGCCGGCGATTGCGCAGGATGGCGGCGGCGCCACCGTTCTCGACAGGATCGAGGTGACCGCCGAGAGCGACGAGATCCTGAAGCAGGACGGCTATGTCGCCAAGAAGGACCGCATCGGCACCAAGACCGACACGCCGATTGCAAAAATCCCGCAGGCGGTTTCGGTTGTCACGCAGAAGCAGATCGAGGACCAGAAGCCGCGGACGCTGAACGATGCGCTGGGCTATACGGCCAGTGCCAATCCAAACAGCTTCGGTTTCGACACGCGCTACGACGCCTTCTTCCTGCGCGGCTTCCAGGCCTTCTACAACGGCATGTTCCGCGACGGGCTGCGCCAGTACAACGGCCCTTCCGCCTGGTTCAAGACGGAACCTTACGGCATCGAGGGCGTCACCATCCTGAAGGGACCGGCCTCCTCGCTTTACGGCGTCAGCGGTCCGGGCGGCATCGTCAACGTCGTCACCAAGCGCCCCAAGGACGAGCCGTTCCACGAGATCGAACTGCTGGCCGGCGAGCACAACCGCTTCCGGGCGGCGCTCGACGCCTCCGGGCCGGTCAATGACGACGGCAGCATCCTCTACCGCTTCACCAGCCTCGGCCGCCTGAGCGAGACTGGCCTGCCCGCCTACCCCGACGACAAGCTCTATCTGGCGCCGGCCGTCACTTTCAAGCCGGACGAGGACACCAAGCTCACCATCCTCGGCGAATATTCGAAGTCCGTCACCGGCGGCACAGCGGCTTTCTACAATTCCGCCTATGGCGTGCTGTCGAACGTCTATGAAGGCGATCCGGCCTGGAACGATTTCACCCAGGATCAGGGGCGCATCGGCTACGAGTTCGAGCACCGCTTCAACGACTGGCTGACCGTGCGCCAGAACCTGCGCTACAACGCCGTCGATTCGGACATCGAATATAGCGGCCATTACTCGATCGGCGCCGATCAGCCGCTTGAGCGCTACTGGGGCCACTACACCGAGACGATGAAGAACTTCGTCGTCGACAACATGGCGCAGCTTGAATTCGACACCGGTCCGGTACGGCACACAGCGATCGCCGGCATCGACTATGCCTGGTCGGACTATGACGCCGGCAGCGGGCTCTCCTATGTCTCTGTCGAGGACATCAAGGCCGCCCCCGTTCCCCATTCCGGCGGGCAGGAGATGAACCAGCTCGGCGTCTACCTGCACGACCAGATGGAGTGGAACGATTTCACTCTCTTCACCAGCGGCCGCTACGACTGGGTCGACACCACCTCCACCGCGGCCGATTTCAGCCAGTCGAAGCAGAAGGACAGCGCCTTCTCCGGCCGCGTCGGCCTGTCCTACCGGACCGAATGGGGCATCATCCCCTATGTCAACTATTCGACCTCGTTCTCTCCCAACATCGGCTTTGTTTATGACGACGTATCGAGTTCCGTCAGCCGCGTCGCCCGCCCGACCATCGCCACGCAGAAGGAGATCGGCGTCAAATACGAGATCCCCGACCACAACGCGACGGTCAGCGCCGCGCTGTTCGACATCGACCAGAAGGACGGTGTCGTCTTCGACGCCTCCACCGGCATCAACAAACAGCGCCAGCTCGACCTAAACTCGCGCGGCGTCGAGCTGGAAGCCAATGCCTCGCTCGACAACGGCTTCAGCGTCATCGCCTCCTACACTTATCTGCGCGTGAAGATCGAACGCGGCGCCGAAGGCACCGACGGCAAGGAACTGTCGGCGACACCGAACCACATTCTGTCGCTCTGGGGTCATTACCAGTTCGAGAACGGCACGCTTGAAGGGCTCGGGCTCGGCGCGGGCGTGCGTTTCGCCGGCGCGAGCTACGGCGACGACACCAATAGTTTCAAGAACGACGCGCGCGCCTTCGTCGATGCCTCGCTGTCCTACGATTTCGGCTATCGCAACCCGAAGCTCGAAGGCGTGAAGCTGCAGATCAACGCCAAGAACCTGTTCGACAACCGGCAGACGATCTGCTCGGCCGGCTATTGCTACCGCGACGAAGGCCGCTCGCTGTTCGGCAGCCTGCGCTATCGCTTCTGATGTCGGTCTCCGTCTCGAACCGGGCCGCCTCGTCGCCGGCCGCCATCGTCGCTGCGATCGGCGGTCTTTACGTGGCGCAGAGCGTGATCGGCGGCATCACCTGGACGGGTCTCCCGGCCGTCATGCGCGAGCAGGGCCTGCCGCTCGACCGCATCGGCCTGCTCACCCTGATCGCCCTGCCCTGGGCGCTGAAGTTCTTGTGGTCGCCGGCGGTGGAGCGCTACCGGCTTCCGCCGACAGGCAGGAACCAAACCGGCGCGATCGTCCTCATCGGCGGCCTCGTTTCCATCGCCGGACTGCTGGCCGTCGCCCAGTTCGGCCCCGCCGCCTTCTGGCCCGTCGTCGCCTGCCTGACGGTGGTAGCCTTTGCAGCCTCGACGGTCGACATCGCCTGCGACGGTTTTGCGGTGCAGAACCTTGCCGGCAAAAATCTCGGCTGGGGCAATGCCGCCCAGGTCGGCGGCGCCTATCTCGGCTCCGCGATCGGCGCCGGCCTGTTCCTCTATCTCGTCGAAATCCACGGCTGGCGCGCGGCAGTGTCGGCGATGGCCTCGCTGCTTGTTCTGCTCGGCCTGCCCTTCCTGCTCGGCATCGCCACCAAAGCGCGTGAGGAAGTGCGCGAACACGTTCCCGCGCTCACTGCAGCATTGCGGCGCCCGCAGATACGCCGCGGCCTGGCGGCGTCGGCGATCTACGTACTGGCGCAGAAGGCGGCGCTGACCATGCTTGGCCCGTTTCTGGTCGATGCCGGGCTCAGCCTTTCCGCGATCGGCCTGGTCAACGGCGCCGGCAGCATGATCCTTGGCGTCGCGGCAGCACTTGCCGGCGGTGCTCTCGTGCGATGGCTGGGCACGCGCAGCGTGCTTGTGCTCGCGCTCATCTTGCAGGCCGGATCGCTGTTCATCCTCGCCGCCTTCGCGCTTTCCGGCATTTTCCCGGCCGGTCCGCTGGCGGCTGTCGCGATGCTGAGTTCTTCCGCCATCATGGCGCTCGGCTTCGTGGCGCTCTACGCGCAGTTCATGCGCTGGTCGGATCCGAGGCAGGCAGGCGTCGATTTCACGCTTTTCCAGTGCATGGACGCGTTGGTCAGCATGGCCGGCGGCATCCTGGCCGGCTATGCG
It contains:
- a CDS encoding TonB-dependent siderophore receptor, translating into MPKRSTTWRRGLSLLAGSAILGHTWPAIAQDGGGATVLDRIEVTAESDEILKQDGYVAKKDRIGTKTDTPIAKIPQAVSVVTQKQIEDQKPRTLNDALGYTASANPNSFGFDTRYDAFFLRGFQAFYNGMFRDGLRQYNGPSAWFKTEPYGIEGVTILKGPASSLYGVSGPGGIVNVVTKRPKDEPFHEIELLAGEHNRFRAALDASGPVNDDGSILYRFTSLGRLSETGLPAYPDDKLYLAPAVTFKPDEDTKLTILGEYSKSVTGGTAAFYNSAYGVLSNVYEGDPAWNDFTQDQGRIGYEFEHRFNDWLTVRQNLRYNAVDSDIEYSGHYSIGADQPLERYWGHYTETMKNFVVDNMAQLEFDTGPVRHTAIAGIDYAWSDYDAGSGLSYVSVEDIKAAPVPHSGGQEMNQLGVYLHDQMEWNDFTLFTSGRYDWVDTTSTAADFSQSKQKDSAFSGRVGLSYRTEWGIIPYVNYSTSFSPNIGFVYDDVSSSVSRVARPTIATQKEIGVKYEIPDHNATVSAALFDIDQKDGVVFDASTGINKQRQLDLNSRGVELEANASLDNGFSVIASYTYLRVKIERGAEGTDGKELSATPNHILSLWGHYQFENGTLEGLGLGAGVRFAGASYGDDTNSFKNDARAFVDASLSYDFGYRNPKLEGVKLQINAKNLFDNRQTICSAGYCYRDEGRSLFGSLRYRF
- a CDS encoding MFS transporter — encoded protein: MSVSVSNRAASSPAAIVAAIGGLYVAQSVIGGITWTGLPAVMREQGLPLDRIGLLTLIALPWALKFLWSPAVERYRLPPTGRNQTGAIVLIGGLVSIAGLLAVAQFGPAAFWPVVACLTVVAFAASTVDIACDGFAVQNLAGKNLGWGNAAQVGGAYLGSAIGAGLFLYLVEIHGWRAAVSAMASLLVLLGLPFLLGIATKAREEVREHVPALTAALRRPQIRRGLAASAIYVLAQKAALTMLGPFLVDAGLSLSAIGLVNGAGSMILGVAAALAGGALVRWLGTRSVLVLALILQAGSLFILAAFALSGIFPAGPLAAVAMLSSSAIMALGFVALYAQFMRWSDPRQAGVDFTLFQCMDALVSMAGGILAGYAAQHLGYGVLFGGAGVVALLAAPAIAMVSDRG